Within Kineothrix sp. MB12-C1, the genomic segment GATATCAAAAAACTCATTCTTGGTTAATATGAGAGAGAATAATAAGAGGAGATCTTGGGTATGGGCCATCTCCGCACTATTTTGGTTCTTCTATTATCCGGTCGCGACAGCGATCTTAATGAGCAGGAAAAAGAACCATAATATAATTGATAATTTATCAGGAACGGTTGCCAAGGAACGGTTAGCGGAAGCGGCGGGGCAGTGGCTCAGTGCGGATATATTGGTGATGACATTCGTAGGTATCTTAGCCATTGTATGTGCAATTCATGGATTTTCTTATTTATACAGTAGGAAAAAGGTGGATTTATATCATAGTGTTCCTGTATCGAAAAGACGCCGATTTGCGGTGATTTATGTGAATGGAGTTCTGATATTTTTCCTGCCGTATCTGTTGAATGTATTCCTTGGGATTCTCGTGGCAGGAATAAACGGTGGAATGAATGTTATCAATGTGAAAATCACCCTTATCTCTGTGTTGATGAACCTTATTCTTTATCTGGGGGTATACAGCCTTACGATTATAGCGGTAATGATGACGGGAAATATTGTAATGACCTTGCTTGGTACGGCAATTTTTCTTGGCTATGAGTTGGCAGTCAGAATGTTAATGACGTTTTACCAGTCAGCATTTTTCCAATATTATCACTATCGCTATGATTATCAGCCTCTTTCTTCGCCGATAGGATACTATATAGAAGCAGTACAACATATAGAAAGTACCAATTCTTCCTTTATGGGAGTTCTTGCCCCTATGATGAAGTGTATGGTGCTGGCTATACTCTTTGGAACATTGGCATATGCTGCCTATAGGAGACGTCCTTCTGAGGCTGCGGGGAAATCTATGGCATTCTCAGTAACAAAGGCAGCGATAAAGACCTTTCTCGTAGTTCCCTTTACCTTATTTGTAGGAATTACGGTAAGAGATATCGTAGGAGCGGATGGCGGAGGAAAAAGCAGCGCAGTGATTCTTCTCTTTGTTATGGCAGCAGCAGCTATTATCGGCAGTTGTTTAATAGAAGTCATTTATGAATTGGATATCCGTGCTGCCCTTAGGAAGAAACATCAAATTCTAATTATCGGTGCATGTACTGCAATTATTTACAGTATCTTTCAGTTCGATCTCACCGGCTTCGATAAGTGGACACCAAATCCGGAGAAGCTGGAGGAGGCAACAGTTATTATTTCCGGACTTACCTACAGGCAGACCTATGTGGATGAAGAACTCAGACGTATGAATCCGGAGGAGTATGTTTTGCAAATGCCGGGAATTACCGATATTGAAGCTATCTGTGAGTTGTCGGAAAAGAAGGCAGAACACGAAAACAAAAACATCCAGGGTGAAAATTCCTACCTTTGGATGGATGTGGCATATCGTATGAAGAGCGGAAGAGTCATATGGCGGTCATTTGCGGTAGATGCGAGGGAAGAGGCTGTCCTAAACAAGATTATGAGTAATGAGGAATTTAAAAGAGCGAATTATCAAATCTACGAGGATGCTATCTTCGATCGAATAAAGGGAAAGGATTCGTATCAGATACTTTATCATACGGGAATAAGCGCGGTTAACCTCTCCCCTGATGATACGGATTTAATCAGACAGCTCTATATTAAAGACCTGGAAAATACTGATTATACAAAGAGAAAAGATGAGTTTATCTGCGGAACCCTTGAGTTCTCCGTAAGAAGTGGTAGTTATATGTGGTTTGAATATGATATTTATCCTTCTTATACGAATATCATTGGCTATCTGAAAGAAAAGGGATTGTACGAGGAAATGACTGTAAAAGCGCAAGATATTGCAAGCATAACGGTTACGAACAACCACTATGAGATGTATTCTGTAGATGACGATATGGTTCAGGACTATAGCATCACCAAAACCTTTTCGGAGGAAGAACAGATAGGAGAGCTGGTAGACGCACTGTATCCGGCAAGTTTTGATTCGATGTTCAAAATGACCGATACGATATCCACCGACTATTATGTGTACGTTCAATTGAAGAATGGTACGAATAATTCTAATTATTATCGCGGTGATAGCGGATTTTATCTCATTACGGAGAAGATTCCGGATTGGCTCGTGAGAGAGACTGCTTATGAATGAAGAGCAGACGGCACATTCGTTTATTTTAATGGATGTAGCATGATTACACATAAAATTTATTAATGTTTGTACTCAAGCTTAAAGAAAGCGAAGGTTATGGCAGGGATGTCGCAGCCTTTGCTTTCTTGTTTTTTATGTAATTAGAAAAGTTCTCCTAATATATAGAATGGACGAAGCACGCTTTTATTCTGCATGATTTTTCAAAATAAGGAAATAAATATAAAGATAGAAAGTAACTGTTCAGCAGGTCTGCACATTTACGATAGAAAATAGTTACCGATAAAGGAGATTAGAACTATGATTAATTCATGTTGGAAAATTACGAAAGTACATGGCAGGGAGATATTGGATTCTAGAGGGAATCCGACGGTAGAGGCGGAGGTAACGATAGAAGGAAGTATTGTAGGGCGGGCTGCAGTTCCTTCGGGAGCTAGTACCGGACGATTTGAAGCAGTGGAATTGAGGGATGGAGAGACTCGCTATTTCGGTCTTGGAGTACAAAGGGCGGTAAAGAATATCAATACGAAATTAAATGATGCATTAGTGGGACAAAATGTATTGGAACAGGGACTTATTGACCGCATTCTAATTGATACAGACGGTACGGAGAATAAGGAGAATCTCGGGGCTAACGCTACACTTGGCGTTTCTATGGCATGTGCAAGGGCTGCGGCACAGATTCTGGAACTTCCTCTTTATCGGTATCTGGGCGGTACACATACGAGATTGTTGCCGGTACCTATGATGAACATTCTAAATGGAGGAAAGCATGCAGCCAATACAGTGGATTTCCAAGAATTTATGATTATGCCGGTACAGGCGGAAAGTTTTGCGGATGGGCTCCGGATTTGTGCAGAGATCTATCACCACTTGAAAAAGCTGCTAAATGATAAAGACCTTTCTACAGGAGTAGGGGATGAAGGAGGTTTTGCTCCTGATTTACCGGATGCAAAATCCGTGTTATCGCTCATTGTAGAAGCTATTTCAGTGAGTGGCTATACTCCGGGAGAGGACATTAAGATTGCCCTCGACGTGGCAAGCAGTGAATTATATAATGAAAAAACAGGAATGTATCATTTCCCGGGAGAAAGTAAGCTTTCCGGAAATGAAGTGGTAAGGGATACCGCTGAGATGATTTCCTATTATGAAGAACTCATTGATCAGTTCCCCATTATTTCCATTGAAGATGGTCTTGCAGAAGATGATTGGGATGGATGGAAGGAATTGACGAAACGGCTAGGAGAGAAAGTACAGCTTGTAGGGGATGACTTGTTCGTTACTAATACGAAGCGTTTGGATGCGGGTATTAAGCTGCGTGTAGGTAATGCTATTCTGGTTAAGGTGAACCAGATAGGAACGGTGTCGGAAGCGATGGAAGCTATTGAGATGGCGCATAAAAATGCTTATCGCGCGGTGATTTCTCATCGTTCGGGGGAGACAGAAGATACGTTTATCGCGGATCTTGCGGTGGCAGTCAATGCAGGGCAGATTAAGACAGGTGCTCCCTGCCGTTCAGACCGAGTTGCGAAATATAACAGACTCCTTCGCATCGAGGAAGAGCTGGAAACAGTAGCAGCATACAAAGAGCCATTTAACAAAATATAGAGAAAAATCTAAAAATACTTGAAAATATAACCAGCATATGATAAACTAAAATCTGCTTGTATTAGGAGGTGTAGAAATGGAAGTTTTAAGAATTATATTGTTAGTAGCTTTTATTATAATATGCTTTGCTTTGGTTATATTAGTATTGATGCAGGAAGGTAAATCGGCAGGTTTAGGAGCCATCAGTGGCGCAGCGGAGACTTATTGGGGTAAGAACAAGGGGCGTTCTATGGAAGGAACTCTCGTTAAGATTACCAAGTATCTGGCAGCGGGCTTTATTGTGTTGGCAGCGATCTTAAATCTTAATGTATTTTAAGGATGATTACAAAAGCGCTCTTGCATATAACAAGGGTGCTTTTTTCATATTATGGGACAGATTTTGTTGTAGTTGATGATGAGAGTGAAGCGCATTTTTGTTCGATATGAGACACGGTTTTATTCTGAGAAGGTAAGTGAGGGACGATATGAATAGGGAATTATATGATAAAAGGAAGAATTTAATATGTGAACTTGTAGCGGATGAAATGTATGTTCCTATGAAAGAAAAAGAAATAGCAGCTTTTATGCAAGTGTCAAAGGAAGATAGAGAGGAATTTCATCAGATTCTGGAAGAACTTTTAGCCCAGAGCCGCCTGAGTCTTACTTCCAAAGGGAAGTATACCAAGCCGGATGAGAGAATTGTGACAGGAATCTTTATTAGCAATGCCAGAGGATTTGGCTTTGTTGAGGTAGAAGGCCGAGATGGGGATTTGTTTATTCCCGATACTAAGACAAATGGAGCTTTTCATAAGGATACGGTACAGGTAAGGCTTCTTCCGGGTGGGAAGGGAAAGCGCCAAGAGGCAGAAGTAATTAAGGTTCTTGCCCGTGGAATGACGCAGATTGTAGGTACATTCCAAAAGTCCAGGAATTTCGGATTTGTTTTACCGGATAATAGCAAGCTATCGGAAGATATCTTCGTTCCGTTGGAACGTTCTAAAGGGGCGGTAGATGGGCATAAAGTAGTGGTAGAACTTACTGGTTACGGCGATGAACAAAAAGGAAAGAAGCCGGAAGGAAAAGTTATCGAGATTCTGGGGCATATGAATGATCCGGGAGTGGATATCTTATCGATTGTAAGAAATTTCGAATTGCCTACAGGTTTTGAAGAGAAGGTATTGACGCAGGCAGAGCGTGTTGCTTCAGAAGTATCCGAGGCTGATATGCAGGGAAGAGAAGATTTGCGGAAGGTACAGATGGTAACGATAGACGGTGAAGATGCCAAAGACTTGGATGATGCAATCAGCATATCGAGGGAGGGAGATAATTACCTTCTTGGTGTTCATATTGCCGATGTTACCAATTATGTTCAGGAGAATTCAGCGTTAGACAGAGAAGCACTTAACAGAGGGACTAGCGTCTATTTGGTGGACAGGGTAATTCCAATGCTTCCCCATGTACTTTCTAATGGGATATGTTCCTTAAATCAAGGGGAAGATAGGCTGGCGCTTAGCTGCATTATGACAGTGAATTCCAAAGGTGAGGTAATCGATTACCGAATTGCAGAAACGGTTATCTGTATCGATCGACGGATGAGTTACACGAGCGTAAAGAAGATTCTTGAAGATAAGGATGAAGCGGAACGTGAAGAGCATAAAGAGTTTGTGCCTATGTTCGAACAGATGGAAGAACTCGCAGCTATTTTGCGGGAGAAAAGAAGGAAACGAGGCTCTATCGATTTTGATTTCCCTGAAACAAAAATTATATTGGACCAAGAAGGGCATCCGTTGGAGATAAAGCCCTACGACAGAAATACAGCGACGAAAATTATTGAAGACTTTATGCTTTTAGCGAATGAGACAGTAGCACAGCATTTTTACTGGCTCGATCTTCCTTTCGTTTATCGAATTCATGGCAATCCGGATCCGGAGAAGATTACGCAGCTCGGTATATTTATTCGTAACTTCGGGTATGGGCTTAAAGCCTCTAAGGACGAGATACACCCGAAAGAGATTCAGAAGTTATTAGGGAGAATTGAGGGAACGAAGGAGGAAATGTTAATTAGCAGACTTACCCTCCGAAGTATGAAGCAAGCAAAGTATTCCGTAGATTGTACGGGACATTTTGGGCTGGCTTGTCCCTATTACTGTCATTTTACATCTCCGATTCGTAGGTATCCGGATTTACAAATACACCGCATTATTAAGGAACAGCTTAGAGGGCGTCTAAAAGAAGAACGCACCTCCCATTATGAGGAGATTCTTCCCGGAGTGGCGGATCGTTCCTCTAAGATGGAGCGGCGTGCGGATGAGGCAGAGCGTGAGACCGATAAGTTAAAGAAAGCAGAATATATGGAGAAACATATCGGAGAGCAATTCGAAGGTGTGATTTCGGGTATTACAAGTTGGGGCATCTATGTGGAACTGCCCAATACGGTAGAAGGACTTATCCATGTATCTGAATTAGAAGGCGATTATTTCTATTACGATGAATTGAATTATGAGATGGTAGGAAGGGATTCGGGCAAACGCTATCGACTGGGAGAACGTATTGTGGTTATAGTGGATGGTACCGACCGCTTCACCAGAACGGTGGACTTCATACCTGCAGAGCAGGAAGAAGGGGTGTAGACCGTAAGAAAGGTATGGTGAGCAATATGGCAAAAGAGGCGATGAAATTAGTTGCAAATAATAAAAAGGCATATCACGATTATTTTATTGAAGAGAAATACGAAGCAGGTGTCGTCCTTCACGGAACGGAAGTAAAATCCATGCGTATGGGAAAGTGCAGTATCAAGGAGGCATTTATCCGTATTGAGAACGGGGAAATGTTCGCCTATGGAATGCATGTAAGCCCATATGAAAAGGGGAATATTTTCAACAAGGATCCTCTTAGAGTTAAAAAGCTATTGCTTCATAAACAGGAAATAAACAAACTGACCGGACAAATTGCGGAAAAGGGATATACCTTAATACCGCTACAGGTATATTTCAAAGATGGCTTGGCTAAAGTGGAAATCGGTTTAGCAAAAGGTAAGAAGTTGTACGATAAGAGGCAGGACATTGCTAAAAAGGATCAAAAAAGAGAAGTGGAGAAAGAAATGAAGATGAGGCTGCGAGGATAATACAAGGAAAAATATGATAAAATTACAATAAATTATAAGAAATGGAAGTAAAATCAGAATAAAATTATAAGGTATTGTATTGCGCGCCATACAGAACTGATATATAATGATGTAAGGATGGGGTCTGCATCTTCATCCGTTAATTTAATAGGGGATAGTAAAGGTTTCGACAGGGGTCTTGCAGCTGGAGAAGCTATCCGCAGGCGATGCGTCAAATCGCGAATATAAATATAAACGCTGAAGATAATTTAGCATACGCTGCCTAAAGGCAGCTGTCCGACTTAGTGCACCTACACATTAAGAACCGGGCATCGACTATGTAGGAAACGACACAGGTAAAGCTTTGAATCTGTGGGTGTATTATGAAGCTACTGAACACATTGGGGTGTCAATTTCCTGGTGTGGGAGGGAATGAGGGGTAACCCGAAATAATTGACTATGATAGTAGAAGGACAGGGAATGGGTCTTTGGACGCGGGTTCGATTCCCGCCTATTCCATCGTGGCGTGCCCTGAAATTAGATTTCAGGGCATTGTTATTTTGCAGGGGTTAATCATGAAAGTACAGAAGTGGAAGGTAATAATATGGGTAATCGGCATGTTCACCGTGCTGGGAATACCGATGTTAGTGCGGGCAGAAGAATTCTTGACACCGGAAGAAAAAGCATATATTGAAAGCAAAGAAATCGTGAAGGCATCAGCGATCAGCGGTGTGGCGCCAATGACTTATCTGGATGAAAACGGGGAGATTCAGGGGGTCGCTAAGTCAATATTCGATCAGGTTTCTGAGATGACAGGGCTTACATTTTCCTATGAATTGTATGATTCTACAGAGGAGACGCTCGCCAGTGATTATGATATTATTTTTTTTGCAGACAATCGGTATCTGCCGGAAGGCATGGTATGTTCCCGGACATATCTGAGAAGCGAGGCAATATTATACTTGAGGTCTTCGTTGAATGTAGATGAATTGAAGAATAAAAGATTTGCGATAGTAAAGGGTAGCAAGATTC encodes:
- the eno gene encoding phosphopyruvate hydratase, whose translation is MINSCWKITKVHGREILDSRGNPTVEAEVTIEGSIVGRAAVPSGASTGRFEAVELRDGETRYFGLGVQRAVKNINTKLNDALVGQNVLEQGLIDRILIDTDGTENKENLGANATLGVSMACARAAAQILELPLYRYLGGTHTRLLPVPMMNILNGGKHAANTVDFQEFMIMPVQAESFADGLRICAEIYHHLKKLLNDKDLSTGVGDEGGFAPDLPDAKSVLSLIVEAISVSGYTPGEDIKIALDVASSELYNEKTGMYHFPGESKLSGNEVVRDTAEMISYYEELIDQFPIISIEDGLAEDDWDGWKELTKRLGEKVQLVGDDLFVTNTKRLDAGIKLRVGNAILVKVNQIGTVSEAMEAIEMAHKNAYRAVISHRSGETEDTFIADLAVAVNAGQIKTGAPCRSDRVAKYNRLLRIEEELETVAAYKEPFNKI
- the secG gene encoding preprotein translocase subunit SecG, yielding MEVLRIILLVAFIIICFALVILVLMQEGKSAGLGAISGAAETYWGKNKGRSMEGTLVKITKYLAAGFIVLAAILNLNVF
- the rnr gene encoding ribonuclease R → MNRELYDKRKNLICELVADEMYVPMKEKEIAAFMQVSKEDREEFHQILEELLAQSRLSLTSKGKYTKPDERIVTGIFISNARGFGFVEVEGRDGDLFIPDTKTNGAFHKDTVQVRLLPGGKGKRQEAEVIKVLARGMTQIVGTFQKSRNFGFVLPDNSKLSEDIFVPLERSKGAVDGHKVVVELTGYGDEQKGKKPEGKVIEILGHMNDPGVDILSIVRNFELPTGFEEKVLTQAERVASEVSEADMQGREDLRKVQMVTIDGEDAKDLDDAISISREGDNYLLGVHIADVTNYVQENSALDREALNRGTSVYLVDRVIPMLPHVLSNGICSLNQGEDRLALSCIMTVNSKGEVIDYRIAETVICIDRRMSYTSVKKILEDKDEAEREEHKEFVPMFEQMEELAAILREKRRKRGSIDFDFPETKIILDQEGHPLEIKPYDRNTATKIIEDFMLLANETVAQHFYWLDLPFVYRIHGNPDPEKITQLGIFIRNFGYGLKASKDEIHPKEIQKLLGRIEGTKEEMLISRLTLRSMKQAKYSVDCTGHFGLACPYYCHFTSPIRRYPDLQIHRIIKEQLRGRLKEERTSHYEEILPGVADRSSKMERRADEAERETDKLKKAEYMEKHIGEQFEGVISGITSWGIYVELPNTVEGLIHVSELEGDYFYYDELNYEMVGRDSGKRYRLGERIVVIVDGTDRFTRTVDFIPAEQEEGV
- the smpB gene encoding SsrA-binding protein SmpB; the encoded protein is MAKEAMKLVANNKKAYHDYFIEEKYEAGVVLHGTEVKSMRMGKCSIKEAFIRIENGEMFAYGMHVSPYEKGNIFNKDPLRVKKLLLHKQEINKLTGQIAEKGYTLIPLQVYFKDGLAKVEIGLAKGKKLYDKRQDIAKKDQKREVEKEMKMRLRG